The following proteins are co-located in the Sporolituus thermophilus DSM 23256 genome:
- the msbA gene encoding lipid A export permease/ATP-binding protein MsbA, which translates to MTLYLRLLNYVRPYWPRLAAALFCMVMAAGSNLVVPWIIKDVIDKVLAAKDMVTLNLIAAGIIVLFLLRGVFYYGQTYLMSYIGQLVVNDIREKVYRHLQRLSLAYFERHQTGTIMSYITNDVAALQNALVQNVIELVTEAMVLIGSMGAMFVLDWKLSLLTFITLPLVAQAMNVFGRKLRHASRITQERAADITSVLQETISAIRVIKSFVREDYEIARFERENYHNFRANMKTAQLSGMLTPVVEFLAAIGVTVIIWYGGREVINGDLTAGALIAFLIYVVNISNPVKRLSRVYANIQRALAAAQRIFDVLDTEPEIKEMPGAVELPPINGHVAFHNVTFEYTGGKPALIDISFEAKPGQMIAIVGPSGAGKTTIANLIPRFYDPTAGYITIDGTDIKTVTLKSLREQIGIVPQETVLFNGTVYENILYGRLDATADEVIAAAKAANAHSFITAMPHGYDTQIGERGAKLSGGQRQRIAIARAILKDPRVLILDEATSALDTESEKLVQEALDKLMVGRTAFVIAHRLSTIQRADLILVMDKGRIVERGTHAELVAAGGLYSKLYQVQFKE; encoded by the coding sequence ATGACCCTTTACTTGCGCCTGTTAAACTATGTTCGGCCCTATTGGCCCCGGTTGGCCGCGGCCCTCTTCTGCATGGTCATGGCGGCCGGCTCCAATCTGGTCGTGCCCTGGATTATCAAAGACGTGATCGACAAGGTGTTGGCGGCCAAAGACATGGTGACCCTCAACCTGATTGCCGCCGGCATCATTGTCCTGTTTCTCCTGCGCGGCGTATTTTATTACGGCCAAACTTACCTCATGTCCTATATCGGCCAACTGGTGGTAAACGATATCCGCGAAAAGGTGTACCGCCACCTCCAGCGGCTGTCGTTGGCCTATTTTGAACGGCACCAGACCGGCACGATCATGAGTTATATCACCAACGACGTAGCGGCGCTGCAAAACGCCCTGGTCCAGAACGTAATCGAACTGGTCACCGAGGCGATGGTGCTGATCGGCTCCATGGGCGCCATGTTCGTTCTCGACTGGAAACTGTCGCTGCTGACTTTTATCACCTTGCCGCTGGTGGCCCAGGCCATGAACGTCTTTGGCCGCAAGCTGCGGCATGCCAGCCGGATTACCCAGGAGCGGGCCGCCGACATCACGTCGGTGCTGCAGGAGACCATTTCGGCTATCCGGGTTATCAAGTCGTTTGTCCGTGAAGACTATGAAATTGCCCGGTTTGAACGGGAAAACTACCACAACTTCCGGGCCAACATGAAAACCGCCCAGCTATCAGGGATGCTGACGCCGGTAGTCGAGTTCCTGGCGGCCATCGGCGTAACGGTCATTATCTGGTACGGCGGCCGCGAGGTAATTAACGGCGACCTGACGGCCGGCGCCCTGATCGCCTTTCTTATTTATGTGGTAAACATCTCGAACCCGGTAAAACGGCTCAGCCGCGTCTATGCCAACATCCAGCGGGCGCTGGCGGCCGCCCAGCGCATCTTCGACGTGCTGGACACCGAGCCGGAAATTAAGGAAATGCCCGGCGCCGTGGAATTACCGCCGATTAACGGGCATGTGGCTTTCCACAACGTGACGTTTGAATATACCGGCGGCAAGCCGGCATTGATCGACATCTCCTTTGAAGCCAAGCCCGGCCAGATGATTGCCATTGTCGGACCGAGCGGCGCCGGCAAGACAACAATCGCCAACCTTATTCCCCGGTTTTATGACCCCACGGCGGGGTATATCACGATTGACGGGACGGATATTAAGACCGTTACCTTAAAATCGCTGCGCGAGCAGATCGGCATTGTGCCGCAGGAAACCGTCCTGTTCAACGGCACGGTCTATGAAAATATCCTGTACGGTCGCCTGGACGCCACCGCGGACGAAGTCATCGCTGCGGCCAAAGCGGCCAACGCCCACAGCTTTATCACCGCCATGCCACACGGCTATGATACCCAGATCGGCGAGCGGGGGGCTAAACTGTCCGGCGGCCAGCGGCAGCGGATCGCGATCGCCCGGGCCATTCTCAAGGACCCCCGGGTGCTCATCCTGGACGAGGCGACGTCGGCGCTGGATACCGAAAGCGAAAAACTCGTTCAGGAGGCGCTGGACAAGCTGATGGTCGGGCGGACCGCCTTTGTTATCGCCCACCGCCTGTCGACCATCCAGCGGGCCGACCTTATTCTCGTCATGGACAAAGGCCGCATCGTCGAGCGGGGAACCCATGCCGAACTGGTGGCCGCCGGCGGCCTGTATAGCAAACTTTACCAGGTGCAGTTTAAGGAGTAA
- the lpxB gene encoding lipid-A-disaccharide synthase, whose translation MYKVMLSVGEASGDLHGASLAAALKTLCPDIKLIGMGGQAMRAAGVEIIYDIADLGVIGLVEVLKNLRKLFKLRDMLADYLERERPDVLVVIDYPGFNMRLAKIAKAKGIPVVSYISPSAWAWGRGRAREVAEVVERVAAIFPFEAEVYREAGANVTFVGHPLLDVVKPSLTKDEAYAYFGADPGRPLVLLMPGSRQQEIANLLPVMLAAGEKIAAQVPGCQFFLPVASTISREMLQNIIGNYNLPVKLTTDRNYDLMNIAQVAIAASGTATLETSLMGVPTVIIYKVAALTYFLGKFLVKIPYIGLPNIIAGRQVVPELLQDAANPDNVAREALALLTDDARRAQTLRDLSEVRAKLGEAGAVQRVARVVLEVAANNTGGK comes from the coding sequence ATGTACAAAGTTATGCTGTCGGTCGGCGAGGCGTCAGGCGACCTGCACGGCGCCAGTCTCGCCGCCGCTCTGAAAACGCTTTGCCCCGACATCAAGCTAATCGGCATGGGCGGTCAGGCCATGCGGGCGGCCGGAGTGGAAATTATCTACGACATTGCCGACCTCGGCGTCATTGGTTTGGTCGAGGTGCTGAAAAACTTGCGCAAACTCTTCAAACTGCGGGACATGCTGGCCGATTATCTGGAGCGGGAGCGCCCCGACGTCCTGGTCGTGATTGATTACCCCGGCTTCAACATGCGCCTGGCGAAAATCGCCAAGGCCAAAGGCATCCCGGTCGTATCTTATATTAGTCCCTCGGCCTGGGCCTGGGGACGGGGCCGGGCCAGGGAAGTGGCCGAAGTGGTAGAGCGGGTAGCGGCCATCTTTCCCTTTGAAGCCGAGGTGTACCGTGAGGCAGGGGCGAATGTTACCTTTGTCGGCCATCCGCTGCTAGACGTGGTCAAACCGTCGCTGACCAAAGACGAGGCCTACGCTTATTTCGGCGCCGATCCCGGGCGGCCGCTGGTCCTGCTGATGCCTGGCAGCCGCCAGCAGGAAATCGCCAACTTGCTGCCGGTCATGCTGGCGGCCGGGGAAAAAATTGCGGCCCAAGTACCGGGCTGCCAGTTTTTTCTGCCCGTCGCCTCGACAATTTCCCGGGAAATGTTACAGAATATAATCGGAAACTACAATTTGCCAGTCAAGCTCACCACCGACCGCAATTATGATCTAATGAATATCGCCCAGGTGGCCATCGCCGCTTCCGGCACGGCGACGCTGGAGACATCGCTTATGGGCGTGCCGACGGTAATTATCTATAAAGTGGCGGCCCTTACCTATTTTTTGGGGAAGTTCCTGGTCAAAATTCCCTATATCGGCCTGCCCAACATTATCGCCGGGCGGCAGGTGGTGCCTGAGCTCTTGCAGGATGCCGCCAATCCCGACAACGTGGCCCGCGAGGCCCTGGCCCTGCTCACCGACGACGCGCGGCGGGCGCAGACGCTGCGCGATTTGAGCGAGGTGCGCGCCAAACTCGGCGAGGCGGGCGCCGTGCAGCGGGTGGCCCGCGTCGTGCTCGAAGTGGCGGCCAACAACACGGGAGGAAAGTAA
- a CDS encoding LpxI family protein, producing the protein MKPIGLLAGVGRLPVEFARAARGMGFSVIAVAVTGGVDDELAAAAHKLYTISIGEVDKIIRTLKAEGVGEVTMLGKVTKELMFSGAVSLDERARRVLAGLKDNSDDTIMHAFVRELAAEGIGVLDQTAFIRSLMPAPGTLTKRQPTPAERADMEFGYAMARQIGGLDIGQTVVVKNKAVMAVEAIEGTDACIRRGGALGRGGVTVAKVAKPNQDMRFDVPAVGVGTLEAMIEAGATALVIEAGKTLVVDRERVVALADQHNITIVAM; encoded by the coding sequence ATGAAACCAATAGGTCTTCTAGCCGGTGTCGGCCGACTGCCGGTTGAATTCGCCCGTGCCGCCCGCGGCATGGGCTTTAGCGTGATTGCCGTTGCCGTGACTGGCGGCGTTGACGACGAGCTGGCCGCGGCCGCCCACAAGTTATATACCATCAGTATCGGCGAAGTGGACAAAATTATTCGCACCCTCAAGGCCGAAGGCGTCGGAGAAGTGACCATGCTGGGCAAGGTGACCAAAGAACTCATGTTCAGCGGCGCCGTGAGCCTGGACGAGCGGGCCCGGCGGGTGCTGGCGGGCCTGAAGGATAACAGTGACGACACGATCATGCATGCCTTTGTGCGTGAACTGGCGGCCGAGGGCATCGGTGTCCTCGACCAGACCGCTTTCATCCGGTCGCTCATGCCGGCCCCCGGTACGCTCACCAAACGCCAGCCGACCCCGGCGGAGCGGGCCGACATGGAGTTCGGCTACGCCATGGCCCGCCAGATCGGCGGCCTGGACATCGGCCAGACCGTGGTGGTAAAAAACAAGGCCGTCATGGCCGTCGAGGCGATCGAGGGCACCGACGCGTGCATCCGCCGCGGCGGCGCCCTGGGACGGGGCGGCGTCACCGTCGCCAAAGTGGCCAAACCCAACCAGGACATGCGGTTTGACGTGCCCGCGGTCGGCGTGGGCACTTTGGAAGCCATGATAGAGGCCGGCGCGACCGCCCTGGTCATCGAGGCCGGCAAAACGCTGGTGGTCGACCGGGAGCGGGTGGTCGCTTTGGCTGACCAGCACAATATTACCATTGTGGCCATGTAG
- the lpxA gene encoding acyl-ACP--UDP-N-acetylglucosamine O-acyltransferase: MKPETVVIPIRKIHETAVIHPGARIGKDVEIGPYAVIGENVLIGDGTKIGAHAVIDGWTSIGKNCIIYPGASIGLEPQDLKFRGEKSYVFIGDNTKIREFATVNRATGEGEETRIGSNCLLMAYTHVAHNCIVGNNVIMSNAATLAGHVIVEDRAVIGGLAGVHQFVKIGRNAMVGGASKVVQDVPPFVIVDGHPAKVCGLNNVGIARAGLNETAKRNLKKAYKILYRSGLSLAQAIAVMEQELEACEEVEHMLRFLRNAERGICRSRREAGE, encoded by the coding sequence ATGAAGCCGGAAACGGTTGTAATACCTATTCGCAAAATTCACGAAACAGCGGTCATTCACCCTGGCGCGCGCATCGGTAAGGACGTGGAGATTGGACCGTATGCCGTTATCGGCGAAAATGTCCTGATCGGCGACGGCACGAAAATCGGTGCCCATGCCGTTATTGACGGGTGGACGAGTATCGGTAAAAACTGCATTATTTACCCGGGCGCATCGATTGGCCTGGAACCGCAGGATCTTAAATTCCGCGGCGAAAAGAGCTACGTATTCATCGGTGACAATACCAAGATCCGGGAGTTCGCCACCGTTAACCGGGCTACCGGTGAAGGCGAAGAAACCCGCATCGGTTCTAACTGCCTACTCATGGCCTATACCCATGTGGCCCATAACTGCATTGTGGGCAACAATGTCATCATGTCCAACGCCGCGACGCTCGCCGGTCATGTTATCGTTGAAGACCGGGCGGTGATCGGCGGCCTGGCCGGTGTGCATCAGTTCGTAAAAATCGGCCGCAACGCCATGGTGGGCGGCGCCTCAAAAGTAGTGCAGGACGTGCCGCCGTTTGTCATCGTCGACGGTCATCCGGCCAAAGTCTGCGGTCTTAACAACGTGGGCATCGCCCGCGCCGGCCTTAATGAAACGGCCAAGCGCAACCTCAAGAAGGCCTACAAAATCCTGTACCGCTCCGGGCTGAGTCTGGCCCAGGCCATCGCCGTCATGGAGCAGGAACTGGAAGCCTGTGAGGAAGTTGAACATATGCTGCGTTTCCTGCGCAACGCCGAGCGGGGCATTTGCCGCAGCCGCAGGGAAGCAGGGGAATAG
- the fabZ gene encoding 3-hydroxyacyl-ACP dehydratase FabZ translates to MLSVTDIQQVIPHRYPFLLVDRIIELEPMKRAVGIKNVTVNEAFFNGHFPGQPVMPGVLLLEAMAQVGGVAMLYPKEYRGKLAFFAGMDRVKFRRPVVPGDQVRMVAEIIKVRGTMGKVWAEAFVDDQLVAEGEFLFALSSTQK, encoded by the coding sequence ATGTTGTCTGTAACGGATATTCAACAGGTGATTCCCCACCGTTATCCATTTCTGTTAGTGGATCGCATCATCGAGCTGGAGCCGATGAAGCGGGCCGTCGGCATCAAAAACGTGACGGTCAACGAAGCGTTTTTTAACGGTCATTTCCCTGGCCAGCCGGTCATGCCCGGCGTGCTGCTTTTGGAAGCAATGGCGCAGGTTGGCGGGGTGGCTATGCTGTATCCCAAGGAATACCGCGGTAAACTGGCATTCTTCGCCGGCATGGATCGCGTGAAGTTCCGCCGTCCCGTTGTCCCCGGCGACCAGGTGCGCATGGTGGCCGAAATCATTAAAGTCCGTGGGACCATGGGCAAAGTGTGGGCCGAGGCCTTTGTCGATGACCAGCTGGTGGCCGAAGGCGAATTCCTCTTTGCCTTGTCTTCCACGCAAAAATAG
- the lpxC gene encoding UDP-3-O-acyl-N-acetylglucosamine deacetylase has translation MQQATVAKAVSYTGIGLHSGQDVTITLRPAPVDTGIVFARTDLPGAPQVAARAGNVTNTLRATTLEDGPAKVFTVEHLLAAFAAMGVDNCLVEITAVEPPVADGSALPFVRLIEEAGISRQDAPRRTLAVTEALAVRAQDKFITILPYDGLRITFTSVNPHPLIGIQFGDYEITPEVFVREIAPARTIGFMHEVEALKAQGLALGGSLENAVVYDDDKILTPLRFSDELVRHKILDIIGDLALAGCVRGHVIAVKSSHALNTALAKQISASVYAKRQ, from the coding sequence GTGCAGCAAGCAACCGTCGCCAAAGCGGTATCATATACCGGCATTGGCCTTCATTCGGGCCAGGATGTAACCATTACCTTGCGTCCGGCCCCTGTCGACACGGGCATCGTGTTCGCCCGCACCGACCTCCCCGGCGCGCCGCAGGTGGCCGCCCGGGCGGGCAATGTGACGAACACCCTGCGTGCCACTACGCTGGAAGACGGTCCGGCCAAGGTCTTTACCGTCGAGCATTTACTGGCCGCCTTTGCGGCGATGGGCGTGGATAACTGCTTGGTGGAAATCACGGCGGTCGAGCCGCCGGTAGCCGACGGCAGCGCCCTGCCGTTTGTCCGCTTAATCGAAGAGGCGGGCATCAGCCGGCAGGACGCGCCGCGCCGGACCCTGGCGGTAACGGAGGCGCTGGCGGTGCGCGCTCAGGATAAATTTATCACCATTCTGCCCTATGACGGGCTACGGATCACGTTTACTTCGGTCAACCCGCACCCCCTTATCGGCATCCAGTTCGGCGACTACGAAATTACGCCGGAAGTTTTCGTCCGGGAAATTGCGCCTGCCCGGACGATCGGCTTCATGCACGAAGTGGAGGCCCTTAAAGCCCAGGGTTTGGCCCTTGGCGGCAGTCTGGAGAACGCGGTCGTCTACGATGACGATAAAATACTCACCCCGCTCAGGTTCAGCGACGAGCTGGTCCGCCACAAAATCCTCGACATCATCGGCGACCTGGCGCTGGCCGGCTGCGTGCGCGGCCATGTCATCGCCGTCAAGTCCAGTCACGCGCTGAACACGGCGCTGGCCAAACAAATTTCTGCAAGTGTTTATGCCAAAAGGCAATGA
- a CDS encoding amino acid ABC transporter ATP-binding protein — protein sequence MLVIQNLYKQFGSLIAVNDLSLEVNKGETVVLMGPSGCGKSTTIRTINRLVEPDRGSIYFGGIDITALPIDELRAVRKRIGFVFQQFNLIGRLTALENVMLGLVMSGVPRELAQEKAREALRKVGLETHQHHKPGEMSGGQQQRVGIARALAYEPELMLWDEPTASLDPILVREVLVVMEELARYRASTMLVVTHELSFALHVADRIVLMDKGRIVEEGPPDQVFVKPVSRIGQQYKELIEYQLHTSAQKLAGKHIA from the coding sequence ATGCTGGTCATTCAAAACTTGTATAAACAGTTCGGCAGCTTGATTGCCGTCAACGATCTCAGCCTCGAGGTCAACAAAGGCGAAACGGTCGTGCTCATGGGGCCGTCGGGCTGCGGCAAGTCAACAACCATCCGCACCATCAACCGCCTGGTTGAGCCCGACCGGGGTTCGATCTACTTCGGCGGCATTGACATTACCGCGCTGCCCATTGATGAGCTGCGCGCCGTGCGCAAACGCATCGGGTTCGTCTTCCAGCAGTTCAATCTTATCGGCCGACTGACGGCACTGGAAAACGTCATGCTGGGCCTGGTGATGAGCGGCGTGCCGCGCGAACTGGCCCAAGAAAAAGCGCGGGAAGCGCTGCGCAAAGTCGGTCTGGAAACCCATCAGCACCATAAGCCGGGCGAAATGTCCGGCGGCCAGCAGCAGCGGGTGGGTATCGCCCGGGCGCTGGCCTATGAGCCGGAGCTCATGCTGTGGGACGAACCGACGGCATCGCTTGACCCAATCTTAGTGCGGGAAGTACTGGTCGTCATGGAGGAGCTGGCGCGCTACCGCGCCAGTACCATGTTGGTCGTGACCCACGAACTCTCCTTCGCCCTGCATGTGGCCGACCGCATCGTCCTTATGGACAAAGGCCGGATCGTGGAGGAAGGTCCCCCGGACCAAGTTTTCGTTAAGCCAGTGTCCCGTATCGGCCAGCAGTACAAGGAACTTATCGAATACCAGCTGCATACCAGCGCCCAAAAGCTGGCCGGCAAGCACATTGCCTGA